From the genome of Medicago truncatula cultivar Jemalong A17 chromosome 2, MtrunA17r5.0-ANR, whole genome shotgun sequence:
taAAATCATTTCTGAACCTAAAACCTTTAGAAAGGTACTTCCTTCaatgtcaaatatatatataaaaaaaaaagtaaataaataaagtctCAAATATAAGCGAAACTCtatgaaattattatgtttaatATGATTATTCTAATTTGATCTTAAGTAGCTTCTTCAAATTGTAAAAGACCGAAACATTTGATATGTTGTGGCGTGTGTTTAAACTTGTAATACATATCTTCTTCGCACTTTGCGTGTGTGAATTTTGCTGCtcgactattttaaaaaaaatcacaatttcaatgtaaaaattaactaattaattaacaataaagtaaaaaaaaataaaacaacacctttcctaaaaataaataatcatttacATCATAATATTCTCTATTTTCGTTAAGATACCCTGCAGCTATTGCATACATATAGGATTTAAAGTTAATAAGCGTTATCACATTATAATTCTTCTAATGTGACCAAATTATCACTATTATATGATACATAAATTGAATCATTTTCACTTACTAGGaacttttttgaaattattttttgtagcTCTTAAGTTGGGTTTACCAATGCCACCTCCATACATGGGTGTTTCTACAATTAAGAGATATCAAATAGTCTCAGGTATCAACTATGCATCAGGATCATGTGGAATCTTGAATTCAACAAGATATGTAAGGAAATATTCTGCACTACTTtattattcaatttaaaaaatttggttactaatcttatatatattgtttatgtCAAAGGGTGAATGCTTGTCATTGAACAAACAAATTGAGTATTTCACTTCAATTGTGACAAATGATCTTCCAAGAAACTTTCGAAGTAAGGCAAAATTGAGTCATTACTTATCTAAATCTATATTCCTTTTATCCATTGGTTCCAATGATTACATGctcaattattttaaacaagAAATGGTAACCAACCAAAAGGGAAATCATGAAGAATTTGCAAATTATCTTCTTGAACAACTTGGTTTCAATATAAAGGTAACTTATGTTTGATGACTTAACATCGTGAATAAGGAAAATTTGAACatatacataaaataaattttaaggcttaaatataaagatgttttttttttgtcaagtagcctagtggttagaattcatttttttcaaggtgaataaaaggggtgttcggagttcgaacctcaatCCCTGTATATAACAATGAATGTCCCTGCCAATTGGGTTATGCTCACGGGAACAagatattcttttttatatccCTCAAACATGATTTCTTTAGTAATCTCTAGTTTCTactattaattttcatttttttttcgaaataatCTAGCGGTAAAACTCACACACTTTAAGTGTTCGAACTTGTGTTGCAACATATCAAGTATCCTAGTAACTGTTATTTGAATTATAATTATGAGACAATTAATCTCCATTTATACGAGCCTTagactttgtttgggagtttgatGGGGGAGCTTTGAAGGGATGAGATCAGaggaaaaaatagataaatctttcaaaaaaattagtgtGTTTTTTCTAgtgaatgataaataaatatttatgattaatataattttaatttttcgagtattataacaatatatgaaggatttaaaaaatttaaccaaACCCCCAAAACACTcattcaatacaatattttatcTCGCAAAATTAGGGGAATTTTgtattattaagaaaactaaaccCCTGAAAACCCTTCCATCCCAAAACTCTATGTTATTTCcacttctttcttccttttttttatcaagccCTCTCTTTCcgtcccctccaaactcccaaacagagcctaatataattaacaaatatataaaataccGTAGCCAAAATTAGTTGCTACATaatgattaataatttttttgatagaacATAATGATTAATAATGTTACAACTTACTTGTATAAAATACCGactaaaattaaagagaaaaactaTTGATGTTTAAGTTTGGCGTCTATAATATTTGAagataaaatttgaaatgaacATCATAGGTTTACGTTCTAATTTTTAGTCactaattcaatttttcattgataTTAACTTTGTTCACCAACTTTTATTTCCAGAAAATTTATGATCTTGGTGGACgaaaatttgttatcattgcCATTGGTCCAATAGGGTGTATCCCagattttattgataaaaactCACGTTCAAAAGATTGCAATGAAGATATGAATCAAATGGTTAAGCCTTTCTCAAACAAACTTCCATGGAAGCTTCGAGAGTTAACGACCCAACTCTCAGGTTCAGTGTTCACTATTTTAGACAGTTTCAAAAtgttcaagaaaataaaaaattcctcTGAAAAATTTGGTgagttaataattaattttattcaaaaaaattgtcaaatggttttttttattgttatcccaaaatttatttttaaattttcaggATTGACAAATATCTGGGACTCGTGTGTTGGTGAAGGTGGAAAACCATGTGATAATCGAAAACAATACTTTTTTTACGATTCTGCGCACAACACTGAAGCCACAAATGAAATATATGCAAATATGTGTTTCAGTGGAAGACATGCATGCTTTCCTCTAAATATTGAACAATTAGTTCATACAGATTAATATATGTGGACATTGTTTTAGATGTACGTTTATTCCATTCATTCtatatttgtttgtaattttggtTTAGATGTACAATATTTTGACATCCCAGCTATACTGGCATTCCAAAATATTGTGTGTCAAATACACCTCAtcctatatattattaataaaaaggaaaaacaaaacaaaaaagatgaggGGGCCAAACCTAACCCAACAAAGTTAAGTAAAATTATAGGTATGGATACCAACCTATCTATAGAGAAAACAACTCTAATAAAACTATGACATATAGATATAAACCATTATTGAGAATATACAATAGTTGCACAAAATATCCAAAAAACTTCTCTTTTACTCGtgaagttaaaagttgttttttcgAGCTTTTTGAGATGCAAAATCATTTATAATGACATCAACATCAATATTCTTTAACATTTCCTTCTCAATTGACAAAGTAGCCAAACCGTTCAATCTATCTTGTGACATTGATGACCTCAAGTAGGTTTTAATCAACttcaattttgaaaaacttctcTCTGCTGATGCTACAGTCACAGGCACCGTCAATAAAACTCTGTAAGCAATTGCTACATTTGGATAACAATCTGCAAGTCTGACAAATTTAAGAATATTCAAGGCATTCATTGTTTCAGTCGGCAAAGTGCATTGTAACACTTTTAATTCTGAGAAAAGATCGTGAACATCAACATCTGATAAATCGCCATGAGAAAAAGTTGAGTGAAATTTAACACAACATTCGTTCAACTCATTATCATCCAAAAACATTAACTTTTGTGAATCATACAAAAACCCAAAGACACTCTCAAATGTCTTCAATGAAGAGTTTTAACAGATAACCAAATTTTATAGATATGAAATATAGCATGTTATTAATTAGTATCAATTGACATATAACCATGTATCTTGAATGGTTGAAAGAGATCCATGAAGAATTGGAAGTGACTTTAGGTTTTGAGAGCTCTTCTGCCGCTTACTGATTGAGCATTCTTTCAGTTTACAGTGTGTCTAACTTGATGGGATAGTTAGATTATATACTCACCAGTGGAGGCAGGGACCTCTCAAATGGGCTGACTAATAAGAACGGTCCAACCCATCACGGTCCGTTCACAATAAGCCCAATATATAAATACCAAgtacaataatatataaatatttaatactatatatttcatttatattttcataattaattaaagtaaatccaaaatattcaacaatctcccacttggattactttaattaaaatgtcaaaaaggtAATGTAAGAATGGTAGTAGAAgtatatcaaatatttataatagTACTTTTCGACAAGGTAGTATAAGAAACACAAAATTCAACAATGCAGAAATTGAATCCGATAGGGCAAACAAAATCATACATGTTAAACCTTACATTTGACATAGAATAAAGAATATGGAGTAACATTATAAATTGAGAATTTGTAATCCAATAAAGGTCCATGCATATAAAATGCTATAATAAACTCCCACTAACCCAAAATATCATAGACTTAAATGAGTTACAATACTCATATGCATAAGTTTGTGGTTAGTGGTTCTGCCAAtgagttttcaattttataaaagtcATATATCCACATATGTATAAGAATAGTAATTACTTATAGGGATAGCCTATTAAGAGAGTGTAATTACATTTAATCAAAAAACGATAAATGTTCTTTGACATTCAATTAATCCAAgttttgaaggagaaaaaaatcaagaatcTACAAAATGGATTAACATAGACACTtagtttaaagaaaaataagatgTGGATTAATGTGGCCACTAAAATGTCAATACTGAACGAACATTTATGATTACCTCAGAATATAAGTACTAcaagaacacaatatcatactcGATAGGAGTATTGATATTATACATTGTACTTATTATTTATGAACTCATAAAATGTGGAATGTTGGTAAAAGAGAAGCACAATATATATTTGCATGCTAAGAGTTTATTGTGCATATTCCAACAAAATTGACTTAAGCATTCAGTTATGATGTTTATTGagattaaaagaatttttatatatttctcaatATAGTAGAATGAGACTAAAGTTTAAAGTCTCTTAAGTTATGTCATATTTTATAGTGTACACAAGAGTATATGGTGATGACGAGAATAATATTGTATACACATTTCTCTTGatctcacatatatataaacaagaATGAGATTTCTCATAATATATAGTGTTGTGTACACACTCCCACTGATcccacatatatataaacaagagTGAGTGGGATAGCGATCActgatataaaatattataataatgtaatattCAACAGTTGGATACTTAATTGTTAGTGCAAAATTATTAACATAAGtggtttttataattttaactaaCCGAGTTTCATGAACTCAACCACATGTTTTGCACATGAGCATAGCAGAATTATTAACACAAGTGGTAACTCAATGATAGTATGAAACTCGATGTATGTATGTTTTATCAATGGCAGAGATTATCAAGAATTGAGTTTCATAGTTAACCACATATTCTGCATTTAGAATTAAGGAGAATgcaaagtttttattttagaatattatagtacaatatttccttttcataattaaaatttcaaagaattttataaatatagtaACCTTTACATGATAAAGTATTATGATTATATAAAGGAATTCTCATCATATGAGTGAGATAAGTCTCTAGTATAATAAAATAGGATATGAGACTCTATTCACAATTTTAGTAGCTCACTCAAAACTCAAATGCTACAATTATAATTACACACATTTGAGAAAAGATTAGGTTACATGCAACGAAAATACACGGgacttatatttattattattgaggatataagagaaaatagTCATAAGCTTCCATAAGTATTAAAGAATagcaataatataaaatatgtcaaaatataataaaatggtaaaattaatttacaataaTGTAAAAGGATATGAAAGTGTATAATAATTTATGAGAaaagaatataattaatatcCTCAGTATAAGTCtctacaataattttatatatagagttatgaaacaaataaatatatttgtttatgaGATACAGTTAATTGACATGTAGAATTTTCCTCActttttaaagaattatatgTTCTCCACTTAGTGGAGAAT
Proteins encoded in this window:
- the LOC25488411 gene encoding GDSL esterase/lipase At2g03980, giving the protein MVIYLLTLQILLANSYCTKSLVPALYVFGDSTVDAGNNNNLNTPAKVNIFPYGIDFNNCSTGRFSNGKTFADIIALKLGLPMPPPYMGVSTIKRYQIVSGINYASGSCGILNSTRYGECLSLNKQIEYFTSIVTNDLPRNFRSKAKLSHYLSKSIFLLSIGSNDYMLNYFKQEMVTNQKGNHEEFANYLLEQLGFNIKVTYV